A window from Dendrosporobacter quercicolus encodes these proteins:
- a CDS encoding peptidylprolyl isomerase, whose amino-acid sequence MKKLWVLLLMLVLLPALGCSGNQASPTPAPPVADNTGQTETAGKKNSLALFETSQGNFKVELYEDKAPGTAKNFITLVNKGFYNGLIFHRVIDGFMIQGGDPQGNGTGGPGYTIADEFNRSLRHSSAGILSMANAGPNTGGSQFFITLAATPWLDDKHAVFGKVVEGMEVVQEIGKVKTGVQDKPLTDVIIKKITIIESK is encoded by the coding sequence ATGAAAAAGTTATGGGTATTACTGTTGATGCTCGTGCTGCTGCCTGCTTTAGGCTGTTCCGGCAATCAAGCGAGTCCAACGCCTGCTCCGCCAGTTGCTGACAATACCGGCCAAACGGAAACTGCGGGCAAGAAAAACAGCCTGGCGTTGTTTGAAACATCCCAGGGAAATTTTAAAGTTGAATTATATGAAGATAAAGCGCCAGGTACTGCGAAAAACTTTATTACCCTGGTCAATAAGGGGTTTTATAATGGCCTGATTTTCCACCGGGTAATTGACGGATTCATGATTCAGGGCGGCGATCCCCAGGGCAATGGTACAGGCGGTCCGGGCTATACCATTGCTGACGAGTTTAATCGCAGCTTGCGTCATTCCTCGGCCGGAATTCTGTCAATGGCCAATGCAGGGCCTAATACCGGCGGATCACAGTTTTTTATTACGCTGGCTGCCACGCCCTGGCTTGATGACAAGCATGCCGTATTCGGCAAGGTCGTAGAAGGAATGGAAGTGGTGCAGGAAATCGGGAAAGTAAAAACCGGAGTGCAAGATAAACCGCTGA
- a CDS encoding MBL fold metallo-hydrolase — protein MPSLEVHYLFNSGFAVKSGHNLLIFDYYLNTAVNLEQLIDNSENVWIFCSHRHADHYNPAIGQWQDKVCSYFLSDDIRYEEGIRQIKKEKVVFMTPYETAVSGALRVATYGSTDEGVSFYVEVDDWRLFHAGDLNWWHWKGDTAENIRLAEAAFRAEMTKIAHLNLDIAFFPVDSRLEEYRAAGVEVFCQTVTVSQLIAMHTRGKVWSPPPNFPGQQRNVTVWCPDQSGDKRIFAKEKDV, from the coding sequence ATGCCAAGTTTGGAAGTACATTATTTATTCAATAGTGGTTTTGCGGTTAAATCCGGACATAATTTACTGATCTTCGATTATTATCTTAATACGGCCGTTAATTTAGAACAATTGATTGACAACAGTGAAAATGTCTGGATTTTCTGTTCACATCGCCACGCGGATCACTATAATCCGGCAATCGGCCAGTGGCAGGACAAGGTATGCTCCTATTTTCTCAGCGATGATATTCGCTATGAGGAGGGCATTCGCCAGATAAAGAAGGAGAAAGTTGTCTTTATGACGCCATATGAGACGGCGGTATCAGGTGCATTGCGGGTGGCTACTTACGGTTCGACTGATGAGGGCGTTTCGTTTTATGTCGAAGTGGATGACTGGCGGCTGTTTCATGCCGGTGATTTAAACTGGTGGCATTGGAAGGGAGATACAGCTGAGAATATCCGGTTGGCTGAAGCCGCATTCAGGGCTGAAATGACGAAGATCGCTCATTTGAATTTGGATATTGCCTTTTTTCCAGTGGACAGCCGGCTGGAAGAGTACCGGGCGGCTGGGGTTGAAGTGTTTTGCCAGACTGTGACTGTGTCTCAGCTGATTGCCATGCACACCAGGGGGAAAGTGTGGTCGCCGCCGCCTAATTTCCCCGGGCAACAGCGGAACGTAACCGTGTGGTGCCCGGATCAATCAGGTGATAAAAGGATTTTTGCAAAAGAGAAGGATGTGTGA
- the thiW gene encoding energy coupling factor transporter S component ThiW encodes MALQKLTMTALFMAIGVLSAHIVYIPLGVAKCFPVQHTINVLVSVFLGMRYSLSAAFGIAVVRNLAGTGSLLAFPGSMFGAALSGIIYQKTNSVVGAIIGEMIGTGLLGGLVAVPLAKYILGTTAGAFFFVVPFLISAAGGSLIAYVIYLTPITALFRAKFGE; translated from the coding sequence GTGGCTTTGCAAAAATTAACCATGACAGCGTTGTTTATGGCAATAGGCGTTCTTTCGGCGCATATTGTGTATATCCCGTTAGGGGTCGCCAAATGTTTTCCCGTTCAGCATACCATTAATGTACTGGTTTCGGTATTTTTGGGGATGCGCTATTCGTTAAGCGCCGCGTTTGGCATAGCAGTGGTGCGGAATCTTGCCGGTACAGGCTCTTTGCTGGCTTTTCCAGGCAGTATGTTTGGCGCAGCCCTGTCGGGAATCATTTATCAAAAAACGAATAGTGTTGTTGGAGCCATAATCGGTGAAATGATTGGCACCGGCTTACTGGGGGGGCTTGTTGCCGTTCCCCTGGCCAAATATATTTTGGGAACCACAGCAGGCGCGTTTTTCTTTGTTGTTCCGTTTCTGATCAGCGCCGCCGGCGGCAGTTTAATCGCCTATGTTATTTATCTCACGCCAATCACTGCATTGTTTAGGGCTAAATTTGGCGAGTAA
- the thiM gene encoding hydroxyethylthiazole kinase, giving the protein MLSKIKAVIEKIKEQRPLVHHITNYVTANDSANITLAVGASPVMASEPKEVEQMAAQAASLVLNIGTLSSLTVEAMLAAGRKAAAKGIPVIFDPVGAGATEYRTAVARRILAEVKPAVIRGNMSEITVLAGVTADIRGVDSVADESNAEKIAGQLSQKLGCVVAVTGKTDFIANGNQVRRLDNGHIMLTRVTGAGCMSSSLVGSCCAVTDAFTGAVAGVAMMGIAGEMAQQALQPGEGTGLFRMRLFDAVSRLNGELLGRYIRLS; this is encoded by the coding sequence ATGTTAAGTAAAATTAAGGCGGTCATTGAAAAAATAAAAGAACAACGCCCTTTGGTTCACCATATCACCAATTATGTTACTGCCAATGATTCGGCCAACATTACGCTGGCTGTCGGCGCATCGCCGGTTATGGCCAGTGAACCAAAGGAAGTCGAACAAATGGCGGCACAGGCGGCGTCACTTGTGTTGAATATTGGAACACTAAGTTCACTGACGGTTGAAGCAATGCTGGCCGCAGGACGGAAGGCCGCAGCCAAGGGTATTCCGGTTATTTTCGATCCTGTAGGGGCCGGGGCGACTGAATACCGTACTGCCGTCGCAAGGAGGATTCTGGCTGAAGTGAAGCCTGCTGTTATTCGGGGCAATATGTCGGAGATCACAGTTCTCGCTGGTGTGACTGCCGATATCAGAGGCGTGGATTCAGTAGCTGATGAAAGCAATGCCGAAAAAATCGCCGGACAGTTGTCGCAAAAGCTGGGCTGTGTCGTTGCAGTGACCGGGAAAACCGATTTTATTGCCAATGGCAATCAGGTGCGCCGCCTGGATAACGGCCATATTATGCTAACCAGGGTTACCGGCGCCGGTTGTATGAGTTCTTCACTGGTTGGCAGCTGCTGCGCCGTAACTGATGCGTTTACCGGAGCGGTAGCCGGCGTGGCAATGATGGGAATAGCCGGCGAAATGGCGCAACAGGCTTTGCAGCCGGGAGAGGGAACGGGATTGTTCAGGATGAGATTGTTTGATGCGGTATCGAGGCTGAATGGCGAGCTGTTAGGCCGCTATATCCGGCTTAGTTAG
- the hrpB gene encoding ATP-dependent helicase HrpB has translation MVCLPIKTVLADLKARLNANANVVLIAPPGAGKTTQVPLALLGEAWLAGRRILMLEPRRIAAKAAARYMAKLLGEATGQTVGYRVRLDSCTGRDTKIEVVTEGVLTRMIQTDPALEDVGLIIFDEFHERSLQADLGLALCLQAQTFLRQDLKLLVMSATMDAEPVAAMLNNAPVMVSEGRSYSVQSFHNAVPPDTNIEAAVTKTILKALELSTGDILVFLPGIGEIRRTIKHLKQYKLAEYVKVLPLHGGLPPAEQDAALLPARRGCRKIVLATAIAETSLTVEGVEVVIDSGLMRVPRFAPRTGMTHLATVPVSLAAAKQRQGRAGRLGPGLCFKLWSKQEEAGFSPNSRPEIYDADLTSLALELAAWGVADPAGLSWLDCPPRAAFSQARELLSRLGALDPDGIITVHGRAMASLSCQPRLAHMMLKAVPLGLGPMACEIAALLSEQGLLRRAAPGQDADLRLRLEVIRNCLSNNTSKELASTVYRPIRKEIAYWKRSLNITGQGSASDIESCGLLLALAYPDRIAQSRGDGRFLLQNGRGARLAANQLLAAERYIVAVELDDKGAESHIYLAIAVSLESILQCFSSQIYQETAVLWDRSSQSVRSRSNWRLGAITLKEAVTRPSADALLTALLAGIATEGLGILPWTKAARQFQARVNFLHYLDCTKWPDLSDSVLLKDLNGWLAPFLRGITSREELKSIHLFAIFEAMFTWQDRQELEELAPACILAPSGRRILLDYSDPAKPVLAARLQELFGLTETPRIAGGKVPLTLQLLSPACRPVQVTTDLASFWRQAYYAVKRDLAGRYPKHYWPDDPLQAMTAKPVKQRS, from the coding sequence ATGGTTTGTTTACCAATAAAGACGGTATTGGCTGACTTGAAAGCTAGGCTTAACGCCAATGCGAATGTTGTTCTGATTGCTCCGCCGGGGGCCGGGAAGACCACGCAGGTGCCGTTGGCGCTGTTAGGAGAGGCCTGGCTGGCCGGCAGGCGAATTTTAATGCTGGAGCCGCGGCGCATTGCGGCCAAAGCTGCAGCCAGGTATATGGCTAAGTTGCTGGGTGAAGCCACAGGACAAACGGTTGGATACCGGGTGCGGCTGGATTCGTGCACCGGCCGGGATACCAAAATTGAGGTAGTCACCGAAGGGGTTCTTACCAGAATGATTCAGACCGATCCCGCCTTGGAAGATGTAGGTTTGATTATTTTTGACGAGTTTCATGAACGGAGTTTACAGGCCGATCTTGGTTTGGCTTTGTGTCTGCAAGCGCAAACCTTTTTACGGCAGGATTTAAAACTACTGGTGATGTCGGCGACAATGGACGCTGAGCCGGTGGCCGCCATGTTAAACAATGCTCCGGTAATGGTGAGTGAAGGCCGATCCTATTCCGTACAGTCTTTCCACAATGCCGTGCCGCCGGACACCAATATTGAGGCGGCTGTGACCAAAACAATCTTAAAAGCGCTTGAGCTGTCAACCGGCGATATTTTGGTTTTTTTGCCGGGGATTGGTGAAATCAGGCGAACGATAAAGCATTTAAAGCAGTACAAGCTGGCTGAATATGTAAAAGTTTTGCCGCTGCATGGGGGATTGCCGCCGGCCGAACAGGATGCAGCACTGCTGCCGGCGCGGCGGGGCTGCCGGAAAATTGTTTTGGCGACGGCCATTGCCGAGACCAGCTTAACGGTTGAAGGGGTAGAGGTTGTTATTGACAGCGGGCTGATGCGGGTACCGCGTTTTGCACCGCGAACGGGCATGACTCATTTGGCCACCGTCCCGGTTTCCCTGGCCGCCGCCAAACAACGGCAGGGACGGGCCGGCCGCCTGGGACCAGGACTGTGTTTTAAGCTTTGGAGCAAACAGGAAGAAGCCGGATTCAGCCCCAACAGCAGACCGGAAATTTATGACGCTGATCTGACATCACTTGCGCTGGAACTGGCAGCCTGGGGTGTAGCTGATCCTGCCGGGCTAAGCTGGCTGGATTGTCCGCCCCGGGCTGCATTCAGCCAGGCCCGTGAGTTGCTGTCCCGTTTAGGGGCCTTAGACCCGGACGGGATCATTACAGTCCATGGCCGCGCAATGGCCAGCCTGAGCTGTCAGCCCAGGCTGGCGCACATGATGCTGAAAGCGGTTCCGTTGGGGCTGGGGCCAATGGCATGTGAAATTGCGGCATTGTTAAGTGAGCAGGGCCTTCTGCGGAGGGCTGCGCCAGGTCAGGACGCTGATTTGCGCCTGCGGCTTGAGGTTATCCGCAATTGTCTTAGTAATAATACTTCGAAGGAGTTGGCTTCGACAGTTTACCGGCCAATCAGGAAGGAAATTGCTTATTGGAAAAGAAGTTTAAATATAACCGGTCAGGGCAGTGCCAGTGATATCGAGTCCTGTGGACTGCTGCTGGCTTTGGCCTATCCCGACCGGATCGCCCAGTCGCGCGGCGATGGGCGCTTTCTGCTGCAAAACGGGCGTGGCGCCAGGCTGGCGGCCAATCAGTTATTGGCCGCCGAGCGGTATATTGTTGCAGTTGAGCTGGATGACAAGGGGGCGGAAAGCCATATTTATTTGGCAATTGCCGTAAGTCTGGAAAGCATACTGCAGTGTTTTTCCAGCCAGATTTATCAGGAAACAGCGGTGCTCTGGGATCGCTCATCACAAAGCGTCCGGTCCAGAAGCAACTGGCGGCTGGGGGCTATTACGCTTAAGGAAGCGGTTACCAGACCGTCTGCCGATGCTTTGCTAACAGCTTTATTGGCCGGGATTGCCACTGAGGGCCTGGGCATTTTGCCCTGGACAAAAGCAGCCAGGCAGTTTCAGGCCCGGGTTAATTTTCTTCACTATTTGGATTGCACCAAATGGCCGGATCTGTCGGATTCCGTATTATTGAAGGATTTGAACGGCTGGCTGGCGCCTTTTCTCAGGGGAATAACCAGCCGGGAAGAACTGAAAAGTATTCACCTGTTTGCTATATTTGAAGCTATGTTTACCTGGCAAGACCGGCAGGAATTAGAGGAATTGGCTCCGGCCTGCATCCTTGCGCCAAGCGGCCGGCGGATTTTACTGGATTACAGCGACCCCGCCAAGCCGGTATTGGCAGCCAGGCTGCAGGAGCTTTTCGGCTTGACCGAAACACCGCGTATTGCCGGCGGAAAAGTTCCGCTAACGCTGCAGCTGCTGTCGCCGGCCTGCCGTCCAGTACAGGTAACCACAGATCTGGCCAGCTTTTGGCGTCAGGCCTACTATGCAGTAAAACGGGATCTCGCCGGCCGGTATCCCAAGCATTATTGGCCTGATGATCCCTTGCAGGCAATGACTGCCAAGCCGGTTAAACAGCGCAGTTAG
- a CDS encoding RsiV family protein, with product MRKLVLFFTMALLLAAGWYHVKSVKNKPIYANVLPYEVKIADQALFWPTIQELPDYDVQKRLNNTLQEELDRLAGDAGQMQKTTIRTEYLVHFNTANILSLTITESLFPEQAAHPMAFLKAFTMNARTGQTYQLPDLFKSGSDYKARINGLIQQQMITRGITFIAPYNGLKETGQEFYLSAKAVIVFYQIYEYTPYVYGFLKFEIPYEQLADILKPEFGQAVLSAQINLNKARSELGKSSNIN from the coding sequence ATGCGAAAACTAGTATTGTTTTTCACTATGGCTTTGCTGTTGGCAGCGGGCTGGTATCATGTCAAAAGTGTTAAAAACAAACCTATTTATGCAAATGTTCTGCCGTATGAGGTGAAAATTGCCGATCAGGCGCTGTTTTGGCCTACGATCCAGGAACTGCCGGATTACGATGTGCAAAAAAGACTGAACAATACGTTACAGGAAGAACTGGACAGGTTGGCGGGTGATGCCGGGCAGATGCAGAAAACAACAATACGAACAGAATACCTGGTTCATTTTAACACAGCCAACATTCTGAGTTTGACAATTACTGAATCGCTTTTCCCTGAGCAGGCGGCTCATCCAATGGCATTTTTAAAGGCTTTTACGATGAATGCCCGGACTGGCCAAACGTATCAGCTGCCTGATCTATTCAAGTCCGGCAGTGATTATAAGGCGCGTATCAACGGCCTGATTCAACAGCAGATGATAACCAGAGGAATTACCTTTATTGCTCCGTATAATGGCCTGAAGGAAACCGGTCAGGAATTTTATCTTAGCGCCAAAGCGGTCATTGTTTTTTATCAAATTTACGAATACACACCTTATGTGTACGGTTTTTTAAAGTTTGAAATTCCCTATGAACAACTGGCCGATATCCTGAAGCCTGAATTTGGTCAGGCGGTATTATCCGCGCAGATAAACCTTAATAAAGCCAGGTCTGAGTTAGGCAAGAGTTCTAATATAAATTAG
- a CDS encoding immunity protein Imm33 domain-containing protein, producing the protein MWSLENVETRAQKYGDSFFIPSRTERSGQKPGKRVRLHFLLAAPELGEPRAERLWVEIVNIKAAGSRYEGILVVQPVYIKNLNCGDTIEFGAEHIAQTILIQNDGGGQYADKLALVSALCLEPGESFCCIRRETPECDEDSGWRIFTGYEPSGYAEECSNIRLIEIGCLLAKDASLFEVFQIGGIGAAFKRSRPGQPWRKVKD; encoded by the coding sequence ATGTGGAGTTTGGAGAATGTAGAAACCAGGGCGCAAAAGTACGGCGACTCTTTCTTTATTCCCAGTCGGACTGAGCGAAGCGGCCAGAAGCCCGGCAAACGGGTAAGGCTGCATTTTCTGTTAGCAGCGCCGGAGCTTGGAGAACCGAGAGCAGAACGCCTGTGGGTTGAAATTGTGAATATAAAAGCGGCCGGGAGCCGGTATGAGGGGATCTTGGTCGTTCAACCGGTTTATATAAAAAATTTAAATTGCGGTGATACAATTGAGTTTGGCGCCGAACATATTGCCCAGACGATCCTTATACAGAATGACGGGGGGGGGCAGTATGCCGATAAACTAGCCCTGGTATCGGCTTTGTGTCTTGAACCGGGAGAGTCATTTTGTTGTATCCGCCGGGAAACTCCGGAGTGTGACGAGGACTCCGGCTGGCGCATTTTCACCGGCTATGAACCTAGCGGCTATGCCGAGGAATGCTCGAATATCCGGCTGATTGAGATTGGGTGCCTGCTGGCAAAAGATGCAAGCTTATTTGAAGTTTTCCAAATTGGCGGTATTGGTGCAGCCTTTAAAAGATCACGACCGGGCCAACCCTGGAGAAAAGTGAAGGACTAA
- the lpxA gene encoding acyl-ACP--UDP-N-acetylglucosamine O-acyltransferase, protein MLLNQAETKNCRIHSTAIVSASARLGKNVEVGPYAIVGGDVVIGENTKIGPHAVIDGWTRIGKACMIYAAASIGSEPQDRKFKNEKSYVVIGDNTHIREFVTIHRAIGVEQETRIGDSCLLLAYSQVAHNCLVGNHVILSNAVNLAGHVRVEDRVTIGGLAGVHQFVKIGRNAMIGGAARVVQDVPPFITVAGNPAKPAGLNTVGLIRSGINEETRRILKQAYKILYLAGLPFFQAVEAIEQGLPHHGEVRDFIQFLRSSERGICRIAPRCNS, encoded by the coding sequence ATGTTACTGAACCAAGCCGAAACCAAAAACTGCCGGATTCATTCTACCGCGATCGTTTCAGCCAGCGCCCGCCTGGGCAAAAACGTGGAAGTTGGTCCTTATGCCATAGTCGGCGGCGACGTCGTCATTGGAGAAAACACCAAAATCGGGCCTCATGCGGTTATTGACGGCTGGACCAGAATTGGCAAGGCGTGCATGATTTATGCTGCGGCGTCAATCGGCAGCGAACCGCAGGACAGGAAGTTTAAAAATGAAAAAAGTTATGTAGTTATTGGTGACAATACCCATATTCGTGAATTTGTCACAATTCATAGAGCCATCGGAGTTGAGCAGGAAACACGAATTGGCGACAGCTGCCTTTTATTGGCCTATAGTCAGGTGGCGCATAATTGTTTGGTCGGCAATCATGTCATCCTGTCAAACGCCGTCAACCTTGCCGGCCACGTAAGGGTAGAGGACCGGGTAACCATTGGCGGGCTGGCCGGTGTTCATCAGTTTGTAAAAATTGGCCGGAATGCAATGATTGGCGGAGCTGCCAGGGTTGTTCAGGATGTGCCGCCGTTCATTACTGTTGCCGGCAATCCGGCGAAACCGGCCGGCTTAAATACGGTAGGACTGATTCGCTCTGGAATTAACGAGGAAACGCGCCGGATATTAAAGCAAGCGTATAAGATTTTGTATCTTGCCGGGTTGCCGTTTTTTCAAGCGGTGGAAGCGATCGAGCAGGGACTTCCTCATCATGGGGAGGTAAGGGATTTTATTCAATTCCTGCGCAGCTCAGAACGGGGAATATGCCGGATAGCGCCTAGGTGCAATAGTTAA
- a CDS encoding nitroreductase family protein: MNFQPQRVLVIDSQAGLSKLQNCTPYHFNAPLALLVCYDNTVSWKRSYDNNDSGAVDASIVATHMMLEIANLGLGSTWVGHFDPDAIQTAFALPANIIPVVLLPVGYPAETSSPHPNHDKRYDKSQTVFYNAFAGTGENQ; encoded by the coding sequence GTGAATTTTCAACCCCAGAGGGTCCTTGTTATCGACAGTCAAGCCGGTTTGAGCAAATTACAGAATTGCACACCGTATCATTTCAATGCGCCTTTGGCATTGCTTGTCTGCTATGACAATACCGTGAGCTGGAAAAGATCTTATGATAACAACGACAGCGGCGCTGTCGACGCTAGTATTGTTGCGACTCATATGATGTTGGAAATCGCCAATTTAGGTCTGGGCAGTACTTGGGTCGGACACTTTGATCCGGACGCGATACAAACTGCGTTCGCTTTACCCGCCAATATAATTCCGGTTGTATTGCTGCCGGTCGGCTATCCCGCGGAAACCTCCTCGCCTCATCCAAACCATGATAAACGCTATGATAAAAGTCAAACCGTGTTCTATAATGCGTTTGCCGGTACTGGCGAAAATCAGTAG
- a CDS encoding CBO0543 family protein, producing the protein MTNYPSSKHIYVIVNQLYEARIDHWLGDTLGSWRWWVLIGVLILPWFIWYRLVDKKKLPELVLFGLVIMVFASSLDEIGFVTGRWSYPVEVVPMLLRLVPADYTVLPITFMLIYQYCPTWKRYFWRLVIISSVFAFIAEPLLVYFGFYILINWFYWYSFIGYIIMGSVARWIVRKIFDTARS; encoded by the coding sequence ATGACCAACTATCCATCAAGCAAACATATTTACGTAATAGTGAACCAATTGTATGAAGCGAGAATTGATCATTGGCTGGGTGACACACTTGGGTCATGGCGCTGGTGGGTTCTGATCGGCGTGCTTATCCTGCCCTGGTTTATCTGGTACAGGTTGGTTGATAAAAAGAAGCTTCCTGAGTTGGTTTTATTCGGGCTAGTTATTATGGTATTTGCCAGTTCGCTGGATGAAATTGGTTTTGTTACCGGCCGCTGGAGTTATCCGGTAGAGGTTGTACCAATGCTCCTTCGGTTGGTGCCTGCTGATTATACCGTACTACCAATAACTTTTATGCTGATCTATCAATATTGCCCTACCTGGAAGCGTTACTTTTGGCGGTTAGTCATCATTTCGTCGGTGTTCGCATTTATTGCAGAGCCGTTGCTCGTATATTTTGGTTTCTATATCCTCATTAACTGGTTTTACTGGTATTCATTCATCGGCTATATTATTATGGGCTCAGTAGCAAGATGGATCGTGAGAAAAATATTTGATACAGCGCGAAGCTGA
- a CDS encoding class I SAM-dependent methyltransferase: MNGLINWAALERRYRKMPFANLGEEAQKKQWDGFADMYDGMAKLEKEFTRNQVDQMRLSAEDSVVDIGCGPGRLSVPVAKKVKSVTAVDVSDEMLARCLKNARHEGIENITPLNFNWLAEDAVEKIGKHDIAIASRSVGFSDLVKINHVARKYVYILGWANAPSLREIQLDFLAGIAPEKTPYDPLARMFGYNMMFNMVYDMGANPNIVIVDDGFERDYVSREQAYEDLRFVGDIPPEYEEQYRRNVDRYLTPKRDGGFKLLRKTKTFVMWWRSDEVNR; the protein is encoded by the coding sequence ATGAATGGATTGATCAATTGGGCGGCTTTAGAGCGGCGGTACAGGAAAATGCCGTTTGCCAATTTGGGGGAAGAGGCGCAAAAAAAACAATGGGACGGTTTTGCCGATATGTATGACGGCATGGCTAAGCTGGAAAAGGAATTTACCAGAAACCAGGTGGATCAGATGCGGTTGTCGGCTGAAGATTCAGTCGTGGACATCGGCTGCGGTCCAGGGCGGTTATCTGTTCCGGTGGCAAAAAAGGTAAAGAGTGTCACCGCTGTGGATGTTTCCGATGAGATGCTGGCAAGGTGTCTGAAAAACGCCAGGCATGAAGGAATCGAAAATATTACGCCGCTGAACTTTAATTGGCTGGCGGAGGACGCGGTAGAAAAAATTGGCAAACATGATATTGCGATTGCCTCACGCTCTGTGGGGTTTTCCGATTTGGTTAAAATCAATCATGTTGCCAGGAAATATGTCTATATTTTAGGGTGGGCCAATGCACCAAGCCTCCGGGAGATACAACTGGATTTTCTTGCCGGCATTGCGCCGGAAAAAACGCCGTACGATCCTTTGGCCCGTATGTTTGGCTATAATATGATGTTTAACATGGTATACGATATGGGGGCAAATCCGAATATTGTCATAGTTGACGACGGCTTTGAACGCGATTATGTTTCCCGGGAACAGGCTTATGAGGACCTGCGTTTTGTCGGCGATATTCCCCCGGAATATGAAGAGCAGTACCGCAGGAATGTTGACCGGTATTTGACGCCAAAGCGGGATGGCGGCTTTAAACTTCTAAGAAAGACCAAAACCTTTGTCATGTGGTGGCGTTCGGATGAGGTCAACCGGTGA
- a CDS encoding ABC transporter substrate-binding protein, whose amino-acid sequence MKIERYVLLGALLMLFLSGCQNAFQAQPAASPKQVTITDASGAKVAIPARIERIADAWPAHNEVVCMLGAGGNIVATTTAAAQRPWMKVVNPQMGQAVTAFDQTGVNLESLMAAKPDIVFMPLNSKSARQIADLQIPVVQLMFHDFDSLKECFRLTAAILGGEAKQRADNYIAYLDGNLNRITGVTAGISPEQKPRVLHITRLAPLMVDGKSSMINAWIEVAGGVNAADIGGEASMEQLLAWDPDVIIFGNTALALNGVEDGEKALNELLQDEKWRRFKAVQTGKVYINPEGAFFWDRYGAEAALQIQWAAKILHPDKFQDIDIVQETQYFYRTFFHYDLSAAEALRMIAGKPPAR is encoded by the coding sequence ATGAAAATAGAAAGGTATGTTCTGTTAGGCGCTTTGCTGATGCTTTTCCTGTCCGGCTGCCAGAACGCTTTTCAGGCTCAGCCGGCGGCAAGCCCAAAGCAAGTGACGATTACCGATGCCAGCGGCGCAAAGGTGGCAATTCCGGCGCGGATTGAGCGGATCGCTGACGCCTGGCCCGCTCATAACGAGGTTGTGTGTATGCTGGGGGCGGGCGGTAACATTGTTGCGACAACGACTGCGGCGGCGCAGCGGCCCTGGATGAAGGTCGTCAATCCGCAAATGGGTCAGGCGGTTACGGCTTTTGATCAGACGGGTGTAAATTTAGAAAGCCTGATGGCCGCCAAGCCGGACATCGTTTTTATGCCGCTGAATAGTAAAAGTGCGCGGCAAATAGCTGATTTGCAGATACCGGTTGTTCAATTAATGTTTCATGATTTTGACAGTTTGAAGGAGTGCTTCCGGTTAACCGCCGCCATTCTTGGCGGGGAAGCAAAACAGAGAGCGGACAACTATATTGCGTATCTGGATGGCAACCTCAACCGGATAACCGGGGTAACGGCGGGCATTTCTCCGGAACAAAAGCCGAGAGTGCTCCATATTACCAGGCTTGCACCGCTTATGGTAGACGGAAAAAGCAGCATGATTAACGCCTGGATAGAGGTTGCCGGAGGAGTCAATGCCGCGGATATCGGCGGTGAAGCATCAATGGAACAACTGCTGGCCTGGGATCCTGACGTTATTATCTTTGGCAATACGGCGCTGGCATTGAACGGTGTGGAAGATGGGGAAAAAGCACTGAACGAGCTGTTGCAGGATGAAAAGTGGCGGCGTTTTAAAGCGGTACAAACGGGCAAGGTGTATATCAATCCGGAGGGGGCATTTTTCTGGGACCGGTACGGTGCGGAAGCCGCTTTGCAAATTCAGTGGGCGGCCAAAATCCTGCATCCCGATAAGTTTCAGGATATTGATATTGTTCAGGAAACGCAGTATTTCTATCGGACTTTTTTTCATTATGATCTTTCGGCGGCGGAGGCACTCAGAATGATCGCCGGTAAACCTCCGGCCCGGTGA